In Capsicum annuum cultivar UCD-10X-F1 chromosome 7, UCD10Xv1.1, whole genome shotgun sequence, one genomic interval encodes:
- the LOC107878000 gene encoding probable plastidic glucose transporter 2 encodes MWGHLRASSLMYKRMTSRDPMNAGLDVDSDLLQNDVEQEMTNPSWKFSCPHVLVATIVAFLFGYHLGVVNEPLESISVDLGFSGDMLAEGLVVSTCLAAAFAGSLVSGWIADGVGRRRAFQLCSLPMIIGASLCATAQTLAGMLAGRFLVGLGLGVGPPVASLYVAEVSPAHVRGTYGSLIQIATCLGLMAALVIGIPIKNIVSWWRVCFWVSTIPAAILALAMTFCVESPHWLYKQGRLAEAEGELERLLGSSHVNSAMLELSKSDRGDEIESVKISELLHGPHSRVVYIGATLFALQQLSGINAVFYFSSTVFRRAGVSSNLANVFVGIANLTGSIVALVLMDKLGRKVLLHWSFFGMALSMALQVFASSGIASNYGAFYFSVGGMLLFVLTFAVGAGPVPGLLLPEIFPSRIRAKAMAFCMSVHWVANFFVGLMFLRLLDQLGPHLLYSIFGTFCVMAAVFVKRNVMETKGKSLQEIEIALLPQE; translated from the exons ATGTGGGGACACTTGCGTGCTTCATCCTTGATGTATAAGCGCATGACATCCAGGGATCCCATGAATGCTGGTCTTGACGTCGATTCAG ATCTTCTTCAGAATGATGTAGAGCAAGAGATGACAAATCCCTCTTGGAAGTTTTCGTGTCCACATGTACTCGTGGCAACTATAGTTGCATTTCTGTTTGGCTATCATCTTGG GGTAGTGAATGAACCTCTTGAAAGCATTTCAGTTGATCTTGGCTTCAGCGGGGATATGTTGGCAGAAG GTCTGGTGGTGAGTACTTGTCTGGCTGCTGCCTTTGCTGGATCCTTGGTTAGTGGTTGGATTGCTGATGGAGTTGGCCGTCGTCGAGCCTTCCAGTTGTGCTCATTGCCAATGATTATTGGTGCTTCTTTATG TGCAACAGCCCAAACTCTAGCAGGCATGCTTGCAGGAAGATTTTTGGTGGGATTAGGATTGGGTGTAGGTCCTCCTGTTGCTTCTCTTTATGTTGCagag GTTTCTCCTGCTCATGTGAGGGGTACCTACGGGAGTTTGATTCAAATAGCAACATGTCTTGGGCTGATGGCAGCTCTTGTTATAGGGATCCCCATCAAGAATATAGTGAGTTG GTGGCGTGTATGTTTTTGGGTGTCTACTATTCCTGCTGCAATACTTGCACTTGCTATGACGTTTTGTGTTGAGTCCCCTCATTGGCTATATAAG CAAGGAAGACTTGCTGAGGCTGAAGGCGAGTTAGAGAGGCTTCTAGGAAGTTCACATGTTAACAGTGCAATGCTGGAGCTTTCAAAGTCGGATAGAGGGGATGAGATTGAAAGTGTTAAGATCTCTGAATTGCTCCATGGTCCGCATTCTAGAG TTGTTTATATTGGGGCAACCCTATTTGCTTTACAACAGCTATCTGGAATAAATGCTGTGTTTTATTTCTCTTCAACTGTATTTAGACGTGCGGGAGTATCCTCGAACCTGGCAAATGTTTTTGTTGGGATTGCAAACTTGACAG GGTCAATTGTGGCCTTGGTTCTGATGGACAAGTTAGGAAGGAAAGTCCTCCTTCATTGGAGCTTCTTCGGAATG GCTTTGTCCATGGCCCTTCAAGTGTTTGCTTCAAGTGGGATTGCATCAAATTATGGAGCTTTTTATTTCTCTGTTGGTGGCATGCTGCT GTTTGTCTTGACATTTGCTGTTGGAGCTGGTCCAGTTCCTGGTCTCCTCCTCCCAGAAATATTTCCCAGTCGAATTAGGGCTAAAGCTATGGCATTTTGTATGTCAGTTCACTGG GTGGCTAACTTTTTTGTTGGGCTGATGTTCTTGCGCTTGCTGGACCAACTTGGACCACATCTATTATACTCCATATTTGGCACCTTCTGTGTGATGGCCGCGGTATTTGTAAAGAGGAATGTGATGGAAACGAAGGGAAAATCACTTCAAGAAATTGAGATTGCCCTTCTTCCACAAGAATAA